Part of the Oncorhynchus nerka isolate Pitt River linkage group LG14, Oner_Uvic_2.0, whole genome shotgun sequence genome is shown below.
gtataggGTTTCgcgtttcgtttgttgttttgtaatttaagttatttcatgtatcgtacgatccttcattaaagatcatgagtaaccaccacgccgcattttggtccgactctctttcgacaGACGAACGACGTTACACACATGGACAAGTATGCTATTCTTTTTTCTGAAATAGGCTTTTCAAAGTtttctttaaactgcattgttggttgagGGACTGcccagtaagtaagcatttcacagtaaggtctacctacacctgttgtattcggcgcatgtgacaaataacatttgattttgttttgactacattttcttcatatcatgatTCTTTAAAACTGTCTTTGGGATTACAGACTAGGCCAGGCAGGGACAGATTGAATATGTCACACTTGCcaactggtctgcgcatgctttgagaaTATGCCCTGATATTCCGTCTGGCCTGGCAGCCTTGCgagtgttaacctgtttaaaagtTTTACTCACTTCAGCcacggagagcgagatcacacagtcattTGGAACAACAGGGGCTTTCACACAAGACTCTGTGTTGtattcctcgaagcgagcataaagaGGTTGTAATTAAGAGAATCATGTTATCAAAAATGTACTCTGGTCTAGTCACTTGATGTGATGTAAACAAACAATGGAAGTCCGTCTGGAAGTCCGTCCTTTCTGACGAGGACAACAAGCATGATCTGCTTCATGAATGTCTCGAAGATTTCTATGCCCTTTCTTTTAATAAATATTTTTGAAAAACAATGTAAGCTCAGGTCATGTATTGTAGTTGCGTAATATTATCCTAATTTAGCCCTGCACCCACACCAATCAACCAACATCCTGACATGCCCTAATATTATGGATGAGGGTGGGCACAGCAGGGCTAGACAGACCCTACACCTCCGATATATCCACCTGTCAAAAATGCTTTGTCAATTCAACTCAAATGCTTTTGTAGTGAATCTATCTGCCTTTGATGGTGTCACTCTTGCATGCCATTCCTTCCAGGAAGGACCAAGTCAGTGGCATGATAATGTGAGACCTGCTTAGATATAGGATTTGAATGGATATTTATTGTAGCAGAGGATGATCAACAAATAAAAGCAACAACAATCAGCAGAACATAATATGCTATGTGGGCGTGGCATAATATAAttgtctatctatctattgttTGTCTATGTAAATAAAGAAATAAACTGGGGCCCGTCCAATGTTGTGATCAAAATACCGGGTGGATTTTCACACTTCTAAAAGTGTCTGGCCGAGGATCACTGTCAGTAAACATATACAACGGTCTAGCtttaaagggaaaggggggatacctagtcagttgtacaactggatgccttcaactgaaatgtgtcttgagcatttaacccaacccctctgaatcagagaggtgaggggggctgtcttaatcaacatccacgtctttaAATGCCAGTTATCCGTCAAGAAGGTCTGTGCAAAACTGGTGAGCTACTTGTTATTTAAGCTCTGTTATTCTACAGCATTGATACTGTACTGAGCAGACTAGACTCAAGCCAAACATCTCCTTCTTGATTGACGGGAATTAGAAGAGGTATAGAGCTTTTCGATGATGATTAACAGAATGTCCTCTTTTCACCAAtcctaaaaaaaaaagtgtgtgaAGCAAACAATGAAACCAAAGTGACATATATGTGCCTGGGAGACTGTATACAAACCTGCCACTGCATTAGCTAGGCCACATGTGTCACATTGAATTGACATATTATTACATAATGGTAtgacagtgttatagatgtatcATTATTGATTTCCAGACTTTCTAGGCGCAGCATGTGCTCTCTCTCAAAATTATGTATTATGGGTTATTCTGTTCACTTGAACAAAATGTACAGAGTGAATGAAGGATGGTTTAAACAGCAGTGCAAATAGGCTACAGCCAGCCAGCAATCAATGATTGTATCGGCTTTATGCATCCTCCTGTCATTTTTTAGTACGTTGATATGTCACCTAGCTTGATTCCATGCCACTGTTCCATTTAAAGGGTGTAATGCACATGACAGTCAGACCCCTCTACAAAAGATTATACAAGacaataaaatgtattaaatacttaCGAGGTCCGATTTCCGCTCGTTCCCAGGTAGTGCTGCACGAGAAGACATTGTCCCTGAGGTATCCTTTCTATTAGGCTACTTGGTTTTTATGTAGGTAACAGTTATATACAGGATTATATTCTACCGAAGATAACGGTCGACATTAGCCGCTCCACCGCCTAGCCAGTGTTCCAAGGCAATAGACGCCTTTCCTACCCGCAACCCCAGGTTCGAGAGCAGTGAGACAGAATTGGATCCTCAAATACCCATTTTCATTGTAAAAAGCCAACACCGAACACGACAATTGTCTAGAAAACTGTCCAAATAGCCTTCTAGGCTATCCACTTCATGTTTGGTTGATCCTTCATGTGAAGAAAGGCATCAATGATATACCTCATTCTGGAAATAAAATGAACCCAAAATAGGTTTCTTGTCACTATCGCACCATTACTATACTAAaaccattttttttaaagcaattcTGTGTTTCCAGTGATGAATGTGGGTGTATGTCAGGAACAGAGCAGTTTGTTATATCCGATAAAAAAACAATTgtcaaaacaaaaaacattggTCAGGTAGCCTGCGCGTACCACGACCATGGGTGGATGTCTGTCGttgaaaaatatgtatttttgggGGGGTGCCAAATAATGCTCGCAAAACCAACCACTCCCAAGGCAAACCACTGAACGACTTAAGCCTAATTGCCAGCCCACATTTCATAGTTAATTAATAAATAATTAACCGTCAAAAGAAACAATACAACGACATGACAATTGCGGATAGAGCATCGGCGAATGTACTGttaccccctttctctttctgcaCGTGATGGAGCACTTCCTGAAAAAGTAGCCGTCGAATAACACTCAACGTTCGAAAAATGATTTAACTTTGACTCTCGCAGATATCCTACATAACTATCAGTTGTAACATTTGCCTACAGAAAACGGCATCTCCAAACTGTATGACAAGAGCAAGAGGGAAGAACCTCAAGAGAAATAATAGGCAGGGCTGCGTCGGTGGCTCAGTTACACACCCTTCCCCCATATTCTTAAAGAGACAATCCCCCATTCATTCATTGGTAGAACAGCAGTTACCAGCACCAGCCACACGTCAACCACGTTGGCAAGCAATATTCTGTACAGTAATGTCATCACTTGACGCTGCAGACAACATCTCTTGGGCATTTGAGAACAGGGGCGACAGGGCCCTGTCTGAAGAAGACACACTTTAACAAAGCAACAAACTACTGCACTTTTATGTAATTTTCCCTCCAATTGTAATTTATATTGTTGTGAGAACAAACCATCTGTTCTCTGGTGTATATAATGTATTTTTTAATCTATCTATATTATTCATGTCTATTTATTGATTATACCAAGTGGGTGATGACAGCAGAAGCACATCACCAAAGACTATAGTCTCACCTGTACAAATCGGACACGAGAGGGTCGGGCCCATGAACACCTCATTCTGCTGTGGTCCCTGGGCACTCGGTATTTTGTTATTGAGATAGGCATATAGTGAATGTTGGTTTAGCTCTTTTCTTGGTTTCGCATGGGTGATAGAGCAGTGTGTGAAAGTGAGTCACTATTGAAACAGTGTGAACCTGACAAGTTCCACACGTCAAACTCTCTCTAATCAGCATCTAGTCCCTCAGCGTCATTAGGCAGTAATTTGGGACCAAATCATTTGGGAACCACTTTATGTAGAATTTTCAATACTCCTAATGGGGTATGTGCGAAGGCAGGTAAAGTGTGGGCGTCAGATGATGCTGCTCTTTCCATGTACCATGCAGAGAGCCGAGACATGATTGTAAGTGATGTGTGCACACGGAGCGGGTGAGGGTGATCGACCAGGGCCCAGCCCCACCACTGCAACCCTGGCTGACCCTGAAGAACTGAACACAAACCACCTCCAGTCAGATCTGCTGTCCAACAGAGCCTCCACTGTCTGACTCAAGACTCTTGGCAAATCTGATTTGATATAGCTTCATAAATATTATTAAAAAACATGCATACTCAGTGTAGACCTATACATCACATGGCAACATGAACAGTATCAGCTGTTATCCAAAATGCTTTACATATCCTCAAATGGAGGAGAGTTACAAACTACTGAAACTTCTCTCTATTCCAGTTGACCTACTGTATTTCAGACCTAGTCATCTCAATGCTCTAATTACAGCTGTTGGAAGGCAGTACCATGGCCAACCCCCCATGCCTCCCACTGCATTAATCTCTAATCTGGCAGAGATTATGATGTCTGGAGGCACATTGGAGGCTATGTTCTGCCCTTAATCAAGTGTCTGTCCAAACATGACTGTCCCTGAACCCCAGGATGTTGTTGTTCAAAGTTTACAAATACCTTTTTTTGTGAACAAAATCAGGCAATAGAATCATTATTATATTTGATGAGACTTGGCTGTAATTCAAATATGCTTGAAGATGTTGTCCAACTGTTAATATAAATGCAAATGGTTAAAGGAATCACATAGATACAAATAAAGACCATTGATTGTATATATTATGGGTTTCAAGAGTATATGGGGAACAGAATAATGCATTGGTTAGGTTAACATTGAAATAGGCAAGAGTGGCATTTTTAGAAATGATTTTTTCTAATATCTCATATATGGTTATCATACTTTTGCTTGTTATGTTTACCTTGTTTGCTGATTGACATTTTTTAAACAACATCTTGTTGGTGAGAAGTTGCAATGTCATCCTGTTTGCTCTCTGTGCTGTGTTGCAAATTATGTTAGGTTATAGAGGGCCACCTAGTGGAGTAGTAGGCTCATCACGGCCAGAGGCATCCTTATTACTGTTGTGATGGCGTCATCTTGTGGTTGTCAATGATTCTGTTTTCTTCTACTTGTTATGTGATGGCAGTGTTTTGTTGCATCATCAGCAAACCCTCCCTTTTAACATTATAATTGTGACATGGTGATCACCTGCTGCTTTGAGCCCGAAAACCCTCTTCCATTTGTGTAGTCTATataagagagagggtagagtgcAGCATCAGGAAATCAAAGTACTTCCAGTCTCCGAACTGGTGTGAGTTTGAACTGGAACCACAGGGAGGCCTATTCAAAACAGCCGGGGAAGCACATTGGCCTACAGTACTTTAATCTTTCATCCTTGTTTCAAGTTTCAGCATTTAGATGAACCTCTTGCCACATTTTGGGTCACAAATTGAATTGTCCCACTCTCTACCATTACCCTTTATGTCTGCATCTATTATGAGATCAAGTTGATCACAAAATGCTTAAAAGGGTGAAAATGACCAGAGCCACTCGAAAAAGAGCCTGGAAAGACATCTTACAAAAAGGTCTCACTTTCATCTAGCATAGCTTACTTGCCATGCTTCAAGGCTCTCAGATATATGCTTGGTGATTGAAACTAAAACATTATAGAAGGAAAAAATAAATAGGAAGTGAATCAACTAAACAGACCATCGCTgcattctctctctatcttactctctctctctctttcgctctcttcctctcgctctctctctgcacagTATATTACTATGTTGTAATAAGGTATCAGACAATTGTTTACAAATACTATATTTCCCATCAAAATGTGTGTGCCTTTTGCATTTTCTACattagtggttcccaaactttttaaagtcccgtaccccttaaaacattcaacctccagctgcgtaccccctctagcaccagggtcagcgcactctcaaatgttgttttttgccatcattgtaagcctgccacacacacactatacgatacattcattaaacataagaatgagtgtgagtttgtcacaccctggctcgtgagaagtgacaaagagctcttataggaccagggcacaaataataatataataataatcaatcattttgctctttactTAGCCATCTtatatataaaaccttattttctCATCAAAAATTGTGGATAAATCACCAcaagttaatgagaagggtgtgcttgaaagtaTGCAcctaactctgcaatgttgggttgtattggagagtctcagtctttttccacacacagtctgtgcctgtatttagttttcatgacagtgagggccaagaatccactctcacataggtatgtggttgcaaagggcatcagtgtcataacagcgcgatttgccaaggcaggatactctgactATTTAGTactttgcacatataacacacggTGGCTGGGGAAAGGCACTACTCACAATATAAGTGAAcaccaaatcaatgtagttctcatcatatttgcacctcttcgagggtccaacgtccctgtctgttgttcagtGCTtccccgggtaagggggcagtagctcttcaactgcatcagattcacaactgtcagtgtccatgctagctgggctaacaacaaatgtataattactgatgctagcattggatgtgctcgtggaagcagaacaacttgtgtcgtcgacaggtgcaggtgtagtactgctggtagtagcagtactaccagtagagctggtatgtgtctctatggacgagGGCCTTactttttacaaaaaaaaaacattttaacaatcaattttcgagcaaacgaaatgagcagcagctacgtttggctacatacagactgttagtggaattcccgttaATTATTTGACGAGGCTACCTGTatctgacattgtgttgttatttcgctgaacactagataaTTTAATTTTagttttggcagtgaaacgaggctactcaggtgagaaaaaaaactcacccagatgtatagccctgttggaaaatataaatgaactgtttgaaaatgttaattaattaataaataaaaaaatgtgaatcacatttttacttGGCATACCCTGATGGCATTtcgcgtaccccagtttgggaatacctgttcTACATGATCAAACACAGCAAGATATTATCAGTATACCCTAGACACAGACTAGACTGATTGCAGTGCAGTCACAGACAAAGCTTTGAAGTGGTTTATTTCATTTTCTTGGTACTGACATGCATCGCTCACCTCTAGACACCTGCTTAGCTTTCTGTGGTAATCAAATATGAGACTGATCTGATGTCACAGATAGGGGCTCTAAACCACAACATTTGTGCTGACAAATTGTAATATTCTGAAGAAAAAAACCTCACCTTTAAAAGCAAGTGCCTTTCACCATTTTGACTTCACTACAATCACATGCAGCACAAATCTCTCCTCCTCAAAGGTAAGTTGACTTATGATTAGTGAATAAAAAATTTGGTTAAATATTTGTATGCAACTGTGCATTTACTCTTACTTTCAAAGTGAGAATGAAATGCATGCACATATTTTACACTTTTGTCATTACTAAAATATGATAAACATGCAAGTCCTTAAAGGGGCAATTGGCCTTGTAACATTCATTTTTAGACTTTAAAATTAATGATattatacccattgattcttgaagaatataacttatggaTGCCTCATAAGCTTAGTTCAAcagttgtaccccatcagaaccaaaaatataagcttgttataCTCCTTTGTTAGTAAACATTGTACTTGTAAACTAACAATGtaaagcctcaaaacatggtttaaACTATACTTTTCCTTGTATCCATAGCCATGTCCATGAATTTGAGTGTTACATTTCtgcagccccatccctcagcttttaacCAAAAGAGTGGCGGGGTgtcgctttgttattgtttgaactgcatgTTGACCCTTAAATCTCAATAAAAGTTTTAATGATGGAATTTTACATAAAGGAATCTACTGTAAAGTCAGATGGTGTCACTCCCAAGCAATCTGTTAGGTTCCATTTTCTAATAAGTGACAGGGAAACTGTATATTTGTTAAGTTGGAATAAGTTGGAAAGCACAGTGTAATTATATTGTACTCATTGCTACACAGTACTGATATGTTTATAGACAAACTTTTAATTTGTCTCTATACTCCGCCATTTTGGATTTGTGATCAAATGTTTTCATTCAGTACAGTATTTAtgtacagtacagaatgtcacattTAATTTGAGCGTATTTTCATCTGTTTTatcatttagaaatgaaagcactttatgtatcttggactcacttttattgtaaatgtggatgctaccataaaTATCGTACATtattacacaatacattatttaccattcatttctattgggcacaacataatctgaaacacatacaaaacaaactgcaaatgcgtccaacaagtttgtagtgtCGCAAGATTTTCACATAATTAACAAGACATTGTACTGAATATCCAAAGAAATGAACAATGAATTGGCATAGATTACATTGACACAGTTGAGCAGGATGTGTACTGGTAAACAGGAATTATGTCACAACAGAAGTTTCATATATTTGTTTCAGATCTCACATTGACCCAATTTCTTTTCCTGTCATACCAATATTAGTTCCTCGCAATGTTGGTGAGTTTAAGTACGGTCATCATGGCACTCATCTCAGTAGCTGCTACCTGTCCTGCCTCACCATGTGAATGTCTGGACAACGTCACAGTCAGCTGCCCGgacaagaggctgaagaaattcccTAACCTCCCAGATGGTACTGAGGAGCTTTATATGGCCCACAACCTGATCGAGGCATTCCCCACCAGTGGACTGGAGCAGCTGCAGTTCCTGGATCTCACCAAGAACTGTCTCAATGTCTCCTTGACTTCCAACTTCATCTGGCCCAACATGAGCAGCCTGGTCAAGCTGTTTCTCAGGGGTAATTACCTGGGTTCATTGGGCCCTCGGCAGCTCCAAGGCCTCTCAGCACTCACCTTCCTGGACCTCAGCGAGAACAACATGGAGGCCCTGCAACCAGGATCCCTACAAGGCCTTGGTCAATTAAAGACGCTCATTCTAACACTGAACCAGATCAACAGCCTGCAGTACGGGGCACTGGGTGGAGCCCCTGCACTCACTGACCTTCACCTGAGCAGCAACAGTATTGTGGAGTTTGAGGAAGGGGTGTTTGAGAATTCATCCAAATTGGTAAAGCTGATTTTGTCTAAGAACAACTTGGTTAGCATTGGGAATGGCACATTCAGTGGAGCAGTTAACCTGAGTCATCTGGACCTCAGTGGAAACAGGTTAGATTCTGTGCCCGTTGCTGCCCTGAAGGATGTGTCAAAGCTGCACAGCTTGTACCTCCAGAAGAACAGCATCACATTTTTACCAGAAGATGCTTTCTCTGAGCTCAGCCATCTAAGGATTTTGGTTTTGAATAATAACCATCTGAGCATAATGGCTAAGGACTCGTTGAGTGGTCTAGCACATCTCGGTCAATTGGATCTGAGCTACAATAACCTCCAATCCCTTCCTTCTGAAGTGTTTCAATATCTATGCAGACTGGAGCTCCTGGATCTCTACCACAACAGGCTGACATACCTTCCAGAGAACCTGTTTCACAACCTAACTATGCTGAGAGAGCTGCAACTTGACAGCAACAATATCTCATACATACCACCAGGGCTCTTTCACATGGTGTCTAAGCTAAGGGAACTCCAGCTGGACAACAATCAGATAGCTAACCTCCACAATGCCTTGTTCTCCAGACTGAGAAGGCTACGGACACTCTACCTGGACAACAACGCAATAAGCAAGATTCCCAGAGGCCTATTCCACAAGACCAAGAGACTCAGGGAGCTACAGTTGAACAATAACCACCTCAGGTCTCTCCCTAAGTCCATCTTCCATGGTCTGGCTAAACTCCACTCCCTGAAGCTTTTCAATAACCGTCTCACAGCTCTTCAACCTGAGCAGTTTTCTACCCTTGGAAACCTGAGAGAGCTCCTGCTGAATGAAAACCTGATCGAAGATCTTCCCACAGGCATATTTTCTGAGCTTCACAGCCTCAAGATGCTGGATTTGGATAACAACCGCCTCACAGCACTGACTCCTGCAGGCTTTGATGGGTTAGGTACACTAAAGGAGCTTCATCTCAGCTTCAATCAGCTCCGTGATCTCCCATATGCAACCTTCTACTCCCTGGATGACCTACGTAGACTCCTTCTCCAGAACAACCGCTTGGTGGCCTTGCACCCTCAAGTCTTCGCACCCCTGGCCGACTTACAGGAGCTTGACTTAGACAACAACCAGATAGAACAGCTACACCCTGACATGTTTCAAGGCCCTCACCGTCTCCAGAAACTTCACCTGAAATCAAACCGCCTCAGTACTCTTTTGAATGGGACACTGGAGCCTTTGCAGAGCCTGAAGGCCCTCCACCTGGAGGGGAACCCCTGGGACTGCTCTTGCAGATCACCCATCCTGTACATCAGTAACTGGATCATCAACAACACCCAGATGTTACAGGACGAACCCATGTGTTCCACACTCAACCGACCCATTTCACAGCCTGCACACCTTTTAAAGCCCTGTGTGAGCTTTGCATGCTTCCCCAGACAAAAACTTCCCCTAGAGATGCTGACAGTGCTTACAGCTTGGCTTCTAGCTAGCGGTTTTCTTTGACGTACACTTTTGCGGTTTCAGCATTGTGGTTTTGTTTCTTGTTTTCAGATGGTTATGCTTTCATGCAACTGTCTATTGCACATGCATTGTGAAGAGTAAGTGATATAGTGTAAAGATTAAAATACCATGGAATGGTGTTAAATATTTGATTGAAAATTCATGCTTTTCTttgaaataaaacaaatcattTAATTTAATTTCTTGATGGGTTACAATATCTGCCATGTGTGATCTTGATGTGAATTAGACTAGGAGTGTTGCTCAGAGTTAATAAACTTGAGGCATTTACTCTATAATCTATGACTTAACACCCATCCATGGATACAAAACATACTCTTTCCAACTCAAGACATGCAGTCGCACACTCAGAGATACAACTGCTTGTTCTTCGAAACGCCACTAGACATCACTGCGTACCCACTGTGCAGATTCAAGGATACATTAACCTACAAGTGCTGAGGGGCATTACTGCTGAGCATTCGTGAGTGAGCCTCGAGTCAACCTTTTGAGGTTGAATGTGATTAACCCTAAATGGAAAGACATGTAGGTAACTGTGGaacacagggtcaggtcaggctcCCGACAGCAGAACACAAGGTTTGGTCCCTCACCTCCTGCACTGCATTCTAGGTGGGGTGCTGCTGAAGAATGGCTGGGTGGCAAGGAAGTTCcccttaatatatatatatatgacaagtTCTCTGCTATTATGTGCATGGAGTACATCAGAGAACATTGGGGAAAATAATTAAAGATCTTCATTTTTGGTGAGTTTGGTCTAAACATAGACATTATGCCATACCCATTAATGTGACTGACAGGGAACATATGTAGACTGTGATTTTCAGGAATAGGATTGGAGGGAAGGATGACCATAGATGGGTGCGAGGCAGACCACCAAAACCACATACTAAATGAATTAATCAATGTGAAGTGTGCAACAATATTAGGACCATCTTTCATTGATTACCCTATGAGGATTTGCATATTTGAAGTGCCCAAGGTAACCCAACATGAATTATGAATATGCAGGCATAATACAGAACCATTTCATTCTACCACAGCACATGAACTTCTATTAGTGCGGAAGATAATCATCTTCTGGTCACATGTACACTTCCTTTGACATCACCAACAGTGTTGCCTTAGCTTATTCAGATGTGTTTTTAGCTTGTTTGGCTCCATTCAGGAAACTGGCTCACATCTACTGTACTTTTCTGTTGGAAGGGAAGAGAGCGTTGCACAGTTCTATCATCGTGACATTGGCTGAGGTATGGCTTGGGAACACAGTTACTGGTAATGCAGACATGTAGATGGGTGGCACACCACAAGTCCACAGTCAAGAATCTGTTCTCGGAGGAATTCATGCATCGACACTATTCTAATTAATTTAATGTGAAATGGATGATCTGCTATTTCGGTGCCAAAAATGGACTGAAATACAGGTTTATTTTCCTGTTGTTTCTCCTTGTTATGTAATATCCATACGAGTCTTATCAGTCTCATCTGAGGCACTTCATACAAGGCGCCATAGAGGGACACCAACCTATAGGCACTCGATCATTTGCATTAATGTTATGTTGCAGCTGTTAGAGGGACTATATGCACGgatagcaacaaacacacacacacaccaacaaaggACTCATTTCAGGAGTTTTATTTACCATTGGCACACAAATACGAGATAACAGTAATAAAAGGTACACAAGACAAGAAAGGTTACAGATGTACATCCTTCTCAAATAAATTAGGCTCTGCTTCATTGAACAGTTACTGGACCACCAGCCAATCCACTCAAAGTATTTCTACCCCACAAAGGCAACTGGTTATACAAAATTAAATACTTTGAAAAAAAGGCTTTTTTGGCAACCAATCTAATCAGTACACTTCTTATGTTAGTATGCCACTCACTGACCTATAAATGCATTTTTAATGCCGAGACAATTGTTCAAACCAAGTGTGGTCCATCGCAATAAGAGGCTATGCCTATTAGTTTTAGATATAATAGCACTTGTGATCTTTCAGATTCCTCAGGTAGGAAAAACTCTTCCCGCATTTGTCGCACATGAAtagtttctcccctgtgtggattTGTTTGTGGGCTTTGAGGCTGTTGCCCTGGTTGAAGCTCCTCCCACAGAGGTCACAGCTaaaaggcttctctccagtgtgtatccGCTGGTGCCTGTTGAGGTTCCCAGTGTTGCTGAAACATTTCCCACACGTTTCACAGCTGAAAGGCTTCTCCCCAGTATGGACCGCCTGGTGGGTTTTCAGGCTGCTGTGTTGAGTGAACATCCTTCCACACACGTCACAGGTGAACGGTCTCTCCCCAGTGTGAGTTTTCATGTGTATGTTCAGGTAGCTGACCGACTTGAAGCTCTTGTTGCATAGGCCACAGCTGTGCGGCTTCTCCATAGTATGGAGTTGCTGGTGCGATTTGAGGTGAGTGAATGAACTGAGACTACTACCGCACACTGAGCAAATACAAGGCATCTCTGCTGTGtgagcctgaaggtgtgttttgAGAGAGTTGACGCAAGCCAGTACTGTCCCGCACACCACACAGAGGAAGGCGTTCTCTCCTGCGTGGGTTCTTTGGTGCATTTTCAGAGCACTTCTTTGAATGAAACACTTCCCACACGTCTCACAGGTAAAtggcctctctcctgtgtggatcCGCTGGTGTCCTTTCAGAGTGTCTGCCTGGTTGAAGCTTTTCCCGCACGTATCGCAACGGAACGGTTTCTCACCGGTGTGTATACGCTGGTGCCTGTGGAGATTTCCTGGTATGCTGAAACTCTTCTTGCAGATCTCACAGCTGTatttcctctctcctgtgtggacgATCTGGTGCATCTTGAGACCGTGGGCCCGGTTAAAGCTCTTGCCACATTCGTCGCAGCGGAACGGTCTCAACCCTGCATGGAGTCTCTGGTGATTCTTGAGTAGCTGCTTTAAGGTGAAAGCTTTACCACAATCGCCACAGGTGTgtggtctctctcctgtgtgaagcaGCTGGTGTGCATCCAAACTGCGTTTAAAGGAAAAACCTCTGCCGCACTGTTTGCAGTTAAAAGGTTTCTCCGCTGCTGCGTGGATGGCCTGGTGAGCTTTCAGCTGGATCAGTTTGCTGAATGTCTTCCTGCAGTGCTTGCAGCTAAGATGGTTCTCCTTTTTGGGCCTTGCCTGACGAGCCCCAGTGATCTTTGG
Proteins encoded:
- the LOC115141674 gene encoding insulin-like growth factor-binding protein complex acid labile subunit, which translates into the protein MLVSLSTVIMALISVAATCPASPCECLDNVTVSCPDKRLKKFPNLPDGTEELYMAHNLIEAFPTSGLEQLQFLDLTKNCLNVSLTSNFIWPNMSSLVKLFLRGNYLGSLGPRQLQGLSALTFLDLSENNMEALQPGSLQGLGQLKTLILTLNQINSLQYGALGGAPALTDLHLSSNSIVEFEEGVFENSSKLVKLILSKNNLVSIGNGTFSGAVNLSHLDLSGNRLDSVPVAALKDVSKLHSLYLQKNSITFLPEDAFSELSHLRILVLNNNHLSIMAKDSLSGLAHLGQLDLSYNNLQSLPSEVFQYLCRLELLDLYHNRLTYLPENLFHNLTMLRELQLDSNNISYIPPGLFHMVSKLRELQLDNNQIANLHNALFSRLRRLRTLYLDNNAISKIPRGLFHKTKRLRELQLNNNHLRSLPKSIFHGLAKLHSLKLFNNRLTALQPEQFSTLGNLRELLLNENLIEDLPTGIFSELHSLKMLDLDNNRLTALTPAGFDGLGTLKELHLSFNQLRDLPYATFYSLDDLRRLLLQNNRLVALHPQVFAPLADLQELDLDNNQIEQLHPDMFQGPHRLQKLHLKSNRLSTLLNGTLEPLQSLKALHLEGNPWDCSCRSPILYISNWIINNTQMLQDEPMCSTLNRPISQPAHLLKPCVSFACFPRQKLPLEMLTVLTAWLLASGFL
- the LOC115141676 gene encoding gastrula zinc finger protein XlCGF26.1-like isoform X2: MEILAKEAVDQICKLFNECSSILHLEVSRSQTENEDLKKRLDAVETKLRTVLEGSGGQENTSANGCCSEVKIIHQLKGTYPGVCTGDAEVKRSPILHLWKGRLPSTVNEHSNMEETIESVIIKEEGLEDYLYSSTSDPSSFLESHAQELSDPENPSEDPKDRGGAAGPKHLRKPKITGARQARPKKENHLSCKHCRKTFSKLIQLKAHQAIHAAAEKPFNCKQCGRGFSFKRSLDAHQLLHTGERPHTCGDCGKAFTLKQLLKNHQRLHAGLRPFRCDECGKSFNRAHGLKMHQIVHTGERKYSCEICKKSFSIPGNLHRHQRIHTGEKPFRCDTCGKSFNQADTLKGHQRIHTGERPFTCETCGKCFIQRSALKMHQRTHAGENAFLCVVCGTVLACVNSLKTHLQAHTAEMPCICSVCGSSLSSFTHLKSHQQLHTMEKPHSCGLCNKSFKSVSYLNIHMKTHTGERPFTCDVCGRMFTQHSSLKTHQAVHTGEKPFSCETCGKCFSNTGNLNRHQRIHTGEKPFSCDLCGRSFNQGNSLKAHKQIHTGEKLFMCDKCGKSFSYLRNLKDHKCYYI
- the LOC115141676 gene encoding gastrula zinc finger protein XlCGF26.1-like isoform X1, giving the protein MSVLQGQIDSILEIMVRATVTEISKVIEGSASSEVPTTGDNANEAPHEQLTQLTSFMEILAKEAVDQICKLFNECSSILHLEVSRSQTENEDLKKRLDAVETKLRTVLEGSGGQENTSANGCCSEVKIIHQLKGTYPGVCTGDAEVKRSPILHLWKGRLPSTVNEHSNMEETIESVIIKEEGLEDYLYSSTSDPSSFLESHAQELSDPENPSEDPKDRGGAAGPKHLRKPKITGARQARPKKENHLSCKHCRKTFSKLIQLKAHQAIHAAAEKPFNCKQCGRGFSFKRSLDAHQLLHTGERPHTCGDCGKAFTLKQLLKNHQRLHAGLRPFRCDECGKSFNRAHGLKMHQIVHTGERKYSCEICKKSFSIPGNLHRHQRIHTGEKPFRCDTCGKSFNQADTLKGHQRIHTGERPFTCETCGKCFIQRSALKMHQRTHAGENAFLCVVCGTVLACVNSLKTHLQAHTAEMPCICSVCGSSLSSFTHLKSHQQLHTMEKPHSCGLCNKSFKSVSYLNIHMKTHTGERPFTCDVCGRMFTQHSSLKTHQAVHTGEKPFSCETCGKCFSNTGNLNRHQRIHTGEKPFSCDLCGRSFNQGNSLKAHKQIHTGEKLFMCDKCGKSFSYLRNLKDHKCYYI